AAGAAGATCAGGGAAGTCTTCGGCCGGGAACACGTGAGCGTGTACGTCTCCCCCTACCGCCGGACGCACGAGACGCTCCGCGCCTTCCACCTCGCCCCGGATCTCATACGCGTCCGGGAGGAGCCCCGCCTTCGCGAACAGGACTGGGGCAACTGGCAGGACCGCGACGACGTGCGCCTGCAGAAGGCCTATCGCGACGCGTACGGCCACTTCTTCTTCCGGTTCCCGCAGGGTGAGTCCGGAGCCGATGTGTACGACCGGGTCGGCGGCTTCCTGGAGAGCCTGTTCCGCAGCTTCGAGGCACCGGACCATCCACCGAACGTCCTGCTGGTGACACACGGACTCGCGATGCGGCTGTTCTGCATGCGCTGGTTCCAC
The genomic region above belongs to Streptomyces sp. CG1 and contains:
- a CDS encoding histidine phosphatase family protein, producing MARPRRIVLVRHGESTGNVDDSVYEREPDHALALTERGWRQAEETGKKIREVFGREHVSVYVSPYRRTHETLRAFHLAPDLIRVREEPRLREQDWGNWQDRDDVRLQKAYRDAYGHFFFRFPQGESGADVYDRVGGFLESLFRSFEAPDHPPNVLLVTHGLAMRLFCMRWFHWTVAEFESLSNPGNAEMRMLVLGEDGKYTLDRPFERWREPVPYWAERIEWQSDDR